A genomic region of Raphanus sativus cultivar WK10039 chromosome 6, ASM80110v3, whole genome shotgun sequence contains the following coding sequences:
- the LOC108813148 gene encoding serine/arginine-rich splicing factor SR45a translates to MADSPRMRDSQSPSPLRELSRSRSRSRSRSRSRSRSRSRSWSVPRHRSRSRSRGRSRDRGRTETENPGNTLYVTGLSTRVTERELETHFSKEGKVASCFLVVEPRTRASRGFAFVTMDSYEDADRCIKYLNQSVMEGRYITVERSRRKRPRTPTPGHYLGLKNDRDYGGRDRDRGRHYGRDDYGERRSARRSPLRGRRDYSPPPRRERSRRDRSYSPYGSPERRRHHRGSG, encoded by the exons AGATTCACAATCTCCTTCACCCCTGAGGGAACTTTCCAGGTCTCGGTCCAGATCAAGATCTAGGTCTAGGTCTAGGTCTAGGTCTAGGTCAAGGTCTTGGTCTGTCCCAAGGCATAGATCAAGATCAAGAAGCCGCGGAAG GTCGAGGGACCGTGGaag GACTGAAACTGAAAACCCTGGGAATACTCTCTATGTGACGGGCTTATCTACAAGGGTCACAGAGAGGGAGCTTGAAACCCATTTCTCCAAGGAGGGAAAG GTTGCCTCGTGCTTTCTCGTGGTGGAGCCCCGCACTCGTGCGTCTCGTGGTTTTGCCTTTGTTACGATGGATAGCTATGAAGATGCTGACCGCTGCATTAAATACCTGAACCAGTCTGTTATGGAGGGCCGTTACATTACTGTTGAAAGG TCAAGGAGGAAGCGTCCAAGAACTCCCACTCCAGGACACTATCTTGGTCTGAAGAACGACAGGGATTATG GGGGTCGTGACCGAGACCGTGGTAGACACTATGGGCGTGATGATTATGGAGAGCGTAGGTCAGCAAGACGATCACCTTTGAGAGGAAGGCGTGACTATTCACCTCCACCTCGTAGGGAAAGGTCGAGGAGAGATCGGTCTTACTCTCCTTATGGGAGTCCAGAAAGGAGGAGACACCACCGTGGTTCAGGGTGA
- the LOC108813147 gene encoding serine/threonine-protein kinase STY8 isoform X2 encodes MKNTEESESSGSRAVVASPSQENPRHYRMKLDVFGEVLQRLQESSYEEASLPDFEDQLWQHFNRLPARYALDVKVERAEDVLTHQRLLKLAEDPATRPAFQVRNVQVSPRNSADSDPALEDDAQSSSKPHGKGVLATPTFGSSSNFEAITQGSKFVEDDDSAVNATLPTRPMLEITFSTIDKPKLLSQLTSLLSELGLNIQEAHAFSTVDGFSLDVFVVDGWSQEETDGLIDALGKEILKLKDQLGSRQKPISSFEIPACIEIPTDGTDEWEIDVKQLQIENKVASGSYGDLHRGTYCSQEVAIKFLKPERVNAEMLREFSQEVYIMRKIRHKNIVQFLGACTLSPTLCIVTEFMARGSIYDFLHKQKFAFKLQTLLKVALDVAKGVCYLHQNNIIHRDLKTANLLMDEYGLVKVADFGVARVQIESGVMTAETGTYRWMAPEVIEHKPYSHKADVFSYGIVIWELLTGHIPYAYLTPLQAAVGVVQKGLRPKIPKKTHPKVKGLLQRCWNQDPKERPEFEEIIEMLQQIMIEVGDEDPADKDKHCLGFLQAAFRKPRY; translated from the exons ATGAAGAACACAGAGGAGTCGGAGAGTTCCGGCAGCAGAGCCGTGGTGGCTTCTCCGTCCCAGGAAAACCCTAGACACTACCGCATGAAGCTCGACGTCTTCGGCGAAGTCTTGCAGCGACTCCAAGAATCTAGCTACGAAGAAGCCTCTCTCCCTGATTTCGAGGATCAGCTTTGGCAGCATTTCAATCGTCTTCCTGCTCG ATATGCTCTGGATGTTAAAGTTGAGAGGGCGGAAGATGTTCTCACGCATCAGAGATTGCTGAAACTTGCGGAAGATCCTGCAACTAGACCTGCGTTCCAAGTTCGTAATGTACAG gtTTCTCCCAGAAACTCTGCTGACTCTGACCCTGCGTTGGAGGATGATGCTCAAAGCTCTAGCAAACCACACGGGAAGGG GGTTCTTGCAACTCCAACTTTTGGCTCCTCTTCAAATTTTGAGGCTATCACTCAGGGGAGTAAATTTGTTGAAGATGACGATAGTGCTGTTAATGCTACATTGCCTACTCG ACCCATGCTTGAGATTACCTTTTCAACCATCGATAAGCCTAAACTCCTTAGTCAG CTTACTTCCCTGCTTAGTGAGCTTGGATTGAACATTCAAGAGGCTCATGCTTTCTCCACTGTGGATGGTTTTTCTTTGGATGTCTTTGTTGTTGATGGTTGGTCTCAGGAG GAAACAGATGGTCTAATAGATGCACTAGGCAAGGAGATACTGAAGCTTAAG GATCAGCTTGGTTCAAGACAGAAGCCTATTTCTTCTTTTGAGATACCCGCCTGCATTGAGATACCCACGGATGGAACTGACGAGTGGGAAATTGACGTGAAACAGCTCCAAATTGAAAACAAAGTGGCATCTGGTTCATATGGGGATCT GCACAGAGGCACTTATTGCAGCCAGGAGGTTGCTATCAAATTTCTCAAGCCTGAGCGTGTAAACGCGGAGATGCTTAGAGAATTTTCTCAAGAAGTTTATATCATGAG GAAAATCCGACACAAAAACATTGTTCAGTTTTTGGGTGCATGCACACTATCTCCGACCCTCTGTATTGTGACTG AGTTTATGGCTCGAGGGAGCATCTATGATTTTCTTCACAAGCAGAAATTCGCTTTCAAGCTTCAAACATTGCTTAAAGTTGCACTTGATGTTGCAAAAGGAGTGTGCTATCTGCATCAAAACAATATCATCCACAGGGACCTTAAGACTGCAAACCTTCTTAtggatgaatatgga CTTGTCAAGGTTGCTGATTTTGGAGTTGCCAGAGTACAAATTGAGTCAGGGGTGATGACAGCTGAAACAGGCACATATCGATGGATGGCTCCGGAG GTGATTGAACACAAACCTTACAGTCACAAAGCAGATGTGTTCAGTTATGGGATAGTGATATGGGAACTTTTGACTGGTCAT ATCCCATATGCTTACTTGACTCCACTCCAAGCGGCAGTTGGCGTTGTTCAGAAG GGGCTTAGACCGAAGATTCCAAAGAAGACACATCCAAAAGTGAAGGGACTTCTACAGAGATGCTGGAACCAAGACCCAAAAGAAAGACCAGAGTTTGAGGAAATCATAGAAATGCTTCAACAGATAATGATTGAG GTTGGAGATGAAGACCCTGCAGACAAGGACAAGCACTGTCTTGGTTTCTTACAAGCCGCCTTCAGAAAGCCCCGTTACTAG
- the LOC108813147 gene encoding serine/threonine-protein kinase STY8 isoform X1 encodes MKNTEESESSGSRAVVASPSQENPRHYRMKLDVFGEVLQRLQESSYEEASLPDFEDQLWQHFNRLPARYALDVKVERAEDVLTHQRLLKLAEDPATRPAFQVRNVQVSPRNSADSDPALEDDAQSSSKPHGKGVLATPTFGSSSNFEAITQGSKFVEDDDSAVNATLPTRPMLEITFSTIDKPKLLSQLTSLLSELGLNIQEAHAFSTVDGFSLDVFVVDGWSQEETDGLIDALGKEILKLKDQLGSRQKPISSFEIPACIEIPTDGTDEWEIDVKQLQIENKVASGSYGDLHRGTYCSQEVAIKFLKPERVNAEMLREFSQEVYIMRKIRHKNIVQFLGACTLSPTLCIVTEFMARGSIYDFLHKQKFAFKLQTLLKVALDVAKGVCYLHQNNIIHRDLKTANLLMDEYGLVKVADFGVARVQIESGVMTAETGTYRWMAPEVIEHKPYSHKADVFSYGIVIWELLTGHIPYAYLTPLQAAVGVVQKGLRPKIPKKTHPKVKGLLQRCWNQDPKERPEFEEIIEMLQQIMIEDVVGGGENKQVGDEDPADKDKHCLGFLQAAFRKPRY; translated from the exons ATGAAGAACACAGAGGAGTCGGAGAGTTCCGGCAGCAGAGCCGTGGTGGCTTCTCCGTCCCAGGAAAACCCTAGACACTACCGCATGAAGCTCGACGTCTTCGGCGAAGTCTTGCAGCGACTCCAAGAATCTAGCTACGAAGAAGCCTCTCTCCCTGATTTCGAGGATCAGCTTTGGCAGCATTTCAATCGTCTTCCTGCTCG ATATGCTCTGGATGTTAAAGTTGAGAGGGCGGAAGATGTTCTCACGCATCAGAGATTGCTGAAACTTGCGGAAGATCCTGCAACTAGACCTGCGTTCCAAGTTCGTAATGTACAG gtTTCTCCCAGAAACTCTGCTGACTCTGACCCTGCGTTGGAGGATGATGCTCAAAGCTCTAGCAAACCACACGGGAAGGG GGTTCTTGCAACTCCAACTTTTGGCTCCTCTTCAAATTTTGAGGCTATCACTCAGGGGAGTAAATTTGTTGAAGATGACGATAGTGCTGTTAATGCTACATTGCCTACTCG ACCCATGCTTGAGATTACCTTTTCAACCATCGATAAGCCTAAACTCCTTAGTCAG CTTACTTCCCTGCTTAGTGAGCTTGGATTGAACATTCAAGAGGCTCATGCTTTCTCCACTGTGGATGGTTTTTCTTTGGATGTCTTTGTTGTTGATGGTTGGTCTCAGGAG GAAACAGATGGTCTAATAGATGCACTAGGCAAGGAGATACTGAAGCTTAAG GATCAGCTTGGTTCAAGACAGAAGCCTATTTCTTCTTTTGAGATACCCGCCTGCATTGAGATACCCACGGATGGAACTGACGAGTGGGAAATTGACGTGAAACAGCTCCAAATTGAAAACAAAGTGGCATCTGGTTCATATGGGGATCT GCACAGAGGCACTTATTGCAGCCAGGAGGTTGCTATCAAATTTCTCAAGCCTGAGCGTGTAAACGCGGAGATGCTTAGAGAATTTTCTCAAGAAGTTTATATCATGAG GAAAATCCGACACAAAAACATTGTTCAGTTTTTGGGTGCATGCACACTATCTCCGACCCTCTGTATTGTGACTG AGTTTATGGCTCGAGGGAGCATCTATGATTTTCTTCACAAGCAGAAATTCGCTTTCAAGCTTCAAACATTGCTTAAAGTTGCACTTGATGTTGCAAAAGGAGTGTGCTATCTGCATCAAAACAATATCATCCACAGGGACCTTAAGACTGCAAACCTTCTTAtggatgaatatgga CTTGTCAAGGTTGCTGATTTTGGAGTTGCCAGAGTACAAATTGAGTCAGGGGTGATGACAGCTGAAACAGGCACATATCGATGGATGGCTCCGGAG GTGATTGAACACAAACCTTACAGTCACAAAGCAGATGTGTTCAGTTATGGGATAGTGATATGGGAACTTTTGACTGGTCAT ATCCCATATGCTTACTTGACTCCACTCCAAGCGGCAGTTGGCGTTGTTCAGAAG GGGCTTAGACCGAAGATTCCAAAGAAGACACATCCAAAAGTGAAGGGACTTCTACAGAGATGCTGGAACCAAGACCCAAAAGAAAGACCAGAGTTTGAGGAAATCATAGAAATGCTTCAACAGATAATGATTGAG GATGTGGTTGGTGGTGGTGAAAACAAGCAGGTTGGAGATGAAGACCCTGCAGACAAGGACAAGCACTGTCTTGGTTTCTTACAAGCCGCCTTCAGAAAGCCCCGTTACTAG